The following are encoded together in the Mumia sp. Pv4-285 genome:
- a CDS encoding F0F1 ATP synthase subunit gamma, producing the protein MATSLREYRAKIKSTQSMKKITRAMELIAASRIIKAQQQAAAATPYARELTRAVSALATFGAVDHKLLTENPEPKRAAVLVIASDRGLAGSYSSAVLKESERLIEKLRAEGKEVDMYVTGRKAEAYFRFRQRPVVQSWTGFSDRPTYADAREVGDVLTAAFLVDPEDPETGDPAREVDELHVVFTRFRSMISQTPEVIRLLPLEVVEGEEAPDNGDVLPLYEFEPSASEVLDALLPKYVNHRLYFCFLQAAASELAARQQAMKNATDNAEDLIQKYTRVANQARQAGITQEISEIVGGANALADANAGSE; encoded by the coding sequence ATGGCAACCTCACTGCGCGAGTACCGCGCGAAGATCAAGTCGACACAGTCGATGAAGAAGATCACGCGCGCCATGGAGCTCATCGCTGCGTCTCGCATCATCAAGGCGCAGCAGCAGGCCGCGGCGGCGACGCCGTACGCCCGCGAGCTCACGCGCGCGGTGTCGGCCCTCGCGACCTTCGGTGCCGTCGACCACAAGCTGCTCACCGAGAACCCGGAGCCGAAGCGCGCCGCGGTTCTGGTGATCGCCAGCGACCGGGGTCTCGCCGGGTCCTACTCGTCGGCGGTCCTCAAGGAGTCGGAGCGTCTCATCGAGAAGCTCCGTGCCGAGGGCAAGGAGGTGGACATGTACGTCACCGGCCGCAAGGCCGAGGCCTACTTCCGCTTCCGCCAGCGTCCGGTCGTCCAGTCCTGGACGGGCTTCTCCGACCGGCCGACGTACGCGGATGCCCGCGAGGTGGGCGACGTGCTGACGGCGGCGTTCCTCGTCGATCCGGAGGATCCCGAGACGGGTGACCCGGCGCGCGAGGTCGACGAGCTGCACGTGGTCTTCACCCGGTTCCGGTCGATGATCAGCCAGACGCCCGAGGTCATCCGGCTGCTGCCGCTCGAGGTCGTCGAGGGTGAGGAAGCGCCTGACAACGGTGACGTCCTGCCCCTGTACGAGTTCGAGCCGTCGGCGTCGGAGGTCCTCGACGCTCTCCTGCCGAAGTACGTGAACCACCGGCTCTACTTCTGCTTCCTCCAGGCGGCGGCCTCGGAGCTCGCGGCGCGCCAGCAGGCGATGAAGAACGCCACGGACAACGCCGAGGATCTGATCCAGAAGTACACGCGAGTCGCCAACCAGGCCCGCCAGGCCGGTATTACCCAGGAAATCAGTGAGATCGTCGGTGGCGCGAACGCCCTTGCCGACGCGAACGCCGGGAGTGAGTGA